The following nucleotide sequence is from Triticum dicoccoides isolate Atlit2015 ecotype Zavitan chromosome 7B, WEW_v2.0, whole genome shotgun sequence.
GTCTATACTCATCCAATTGATTTTAGAAGAAAACATCTCATATTTGTGGACAGAGGGAGCAACTCAACAGTACGCGCCGGTACAGCTGACGGCGCAGTACAAAGTTGGCGATCATGCAACGCAATGCACTGTCGCCACGCCGCCGTCGGTTTGTTCCAATTTTCAAATGTGTCTAGGATCAACAAGGCGTGGATCATCCCGATCTCCTGGACCAAGTTCAGCGGCCGGGCAAGCAAGCATACAGATACATTTCTTTCTTTTTGCGGGAGAGCATGCGTTTGATTTCCACATGGCTAGGTTCACCGAATCTCCTCCACCCGGAGTACTGCATTGAACTATGCCAGTGCGAGTACAGTCACACCTCGGCGTTCCCGAGCCTGGAGCATCCGCCTCTCGTTTCACCCCGTATCTCTGCAGAAACTTCCAGAACCTAAGATAGACCACTGAGGTTAATTCAAACTGTAATTCTACTGGCACACTAAATTCAATTTTTTCGATGCTTTTTAATCATTGATGGCATTGGATGCAGTGATCTCGCCACCTATGTTGGGCAGGCCCCCACCTGTCTCGAAAGCCAAAAAACCAGGTCCCACCATCCAAGCGGCCAAAACCCAGCAGCTTCAGACGTTCCTTCGTGTGCATGCAGCCGCAGACCGCCAAACCCGCAGCCCACAGGAGGAGCACCTGGGGGAGGCACACGCAGAGCACAGCTGGCAACTGGCAAGCACAGCTCcgtcgcgccgcgccgcgccgcgccgcgcggtCTCTTTTCCGCGCTCTCGGCCTCCTTCGGCGGGCCGCTTATAAATAccgcctccctccccctcctctcggTCGCAGTCTCCCACTCGGACGTTACAGCCACCCACAGAGAACAAGCGCGAAACCGCCACCCTGCTTGCTGTACGCACACAGAGAGGAAGAAAGTGAGAGGAGAAAGATCAGGAGAAGAGGGACCGATCCGCGTGCTTCATCAATCGTCATGAGGCCGATCAGAGCAGGCGCGCACCTGGCGTTCTGGAGGACGCCGACGCCGTACCTCCTCCTCGGCTTCGCGCTCATGATGGGGATCATCGCGGTGGCGCTGCTCGTGCTCGTCTGCACGGACAGCAAGCCGTCCGGGTCGTCGCGGCGGGGGAGCGCCGGCGAGGACGCGTCGGCGCGCGGGATGGCGCCGCTCGACAGGGAGCCCAAGGTCGTCGTCATCATGGCCGGCGACGACATGCCGTCCTTCCTCGCCAGCGCCAGGCCGTTCGCGTTCCCCGCCGTAGACGCCGACGCTGACGAGCCGCGAAACGCGGACGCGTCGTAGGCGCGGCGCGGCGCGCCCGTGTACCCTCCGCAGGACGCGGGCCCAATTTTGGTCCCCCAGATTTTCTCCTAGGATTTGCCCTGCGTGTTCTGTCTGTAGAATCTAATTACAAGAGAAGATAGAGCTGTAGTTTGCGTTCTTGGTGAGGTGAGCAGCGCGCATGGCGTGAGCACGCCGGCGGTGTACGTTGAGATCTGTGAGTGAACGTGAATGGAATTTTGGCTTGCATATTCAATAAATGTATGACGCTCGCTTGGTTGCTCTCCAGATCGATTTCCAACTGAAATTGCCACACTTTTCGTTTGGGTGGGTGATAGTACTCGCCCGTCGTCGTCATTCTGGGAGACCGTCTCTCTTGAAAGTCTCACAGGTCACAATGAGTCATTAAGTGTAATCACAGCGCGCATGGCGTAAACGAACACGCAAGAAGCGCCTGGCTTTAAAttaactagtacaaatgcccgtgtgttgcaacgggaaaaaTAATTGACATGTTCATAAAACATCCATAGCACAAGGCAACAATAACTAAACGGTGTCATCCGGTGTGGCAGGGAGGCGCACACTAAAGCTAGCAAAAATGCATATAAGGCTAGCCATaatggggtaacataagtagtatcatgcgctTGGGACTCGTAAACATGCTTACGTGGcaaacaattaaagaagagagagatggttatagtaacatagatagataccgtaacat
It contains:
- the LOC119340197 gene encoding protein GLUTAMINE DUMPER 6-like, with the protein product MRPIRAGAHLAFWRTPTPYLLLGFALMMGIIAVALLVLVCTDSKPSGSSRRGSAGEDASARGMAPLDREPKVVVIMAGDDMPSFLASARPFAFPAVDADADEPRNADAS